In Carya illinoinensis cultivar Pawnee chromosome 7, C.illinoinensisPawnee_v1, whole genome shotgun sequence, the following are encoded in one genomic region:
- the LOC122314843 gene encoding protein ORANGE-GREEN, chloroplastic-like isoform X3, with product MEQTGRMLCSGRVLAVSQHINPLFPYRFPHRSARFRHVKHELDSRWRSRVADPGSSSSSSSSSSFAASFDFDPTEKKTAGFCIIEGPETEQDFVAMELQEIQGCIRSRRNKIFLHMEESSANLKLYYATCFSLIAGIILFGGILAPALELKLGLGGTSYEDFIRSVHLPLQLSQVDPIVASFSGGAVGVISALMVVEINNVKQQEHKRCKYCLGTGYLACARCSSSGALVLIEPISTTDGGDQPVSPSKTERCSNCSGSGKVMCPTCLCTGMAMASEHDPRIDPFD from the exons ATGGAACAAACTGGGAGGATGCTCTGTTCGGGTCGAGTGTTGGCGGTCTCGCAACATATAAACCCGCTTTTTCCATACAGATTCCCTCACCGGAGCGCGAGGTTTCGACATGTAAAGCACGAGCTCGACTCGAGATGGCGATCCAGGGTCGCCGACCCGGGCtcgtcatcttcttcttcttcctcatcttCTTTTGCTGCCTCCTTCGATTTCGACCCTACTGAGAAAAAAACCGCCGG ATTCTGTATAATAGAAGGGCCGGAAACAGAGCAAGACTTTGTCGCAATGGAATTGCAGGAGATCCAGGGTTGTATTCGGAGTCGTCGGAACAAAATTTTCTTGCATATGGAGGAG AGTTCAGCAAACCTTAAGCTGTATTATGCCACCTGTTTTTCTCTTATTGCCGGGATTATCCTTTTTGGGGGCATTCTAGCACCCGCT TTGGAGCTTAAATTGGGGCTTGGAGGCACATCATATGAAGATTTTATCCGAAGTGTGCATCTTCCATTGCAGTTGAG TCAGGTTGATCCCATTGTGGCGTCATTCTCTGGAGGAGCAGTTGGGGTCATCTCAGCATTGATGGTAGTTGAAATAAACAATGTAAAACAGCAGGAGCATAAAAGATGCAAATATTGTCTTGGAACTG GATATCTTGCTTGTGCTCGCTGTTCAAGCAGCGGAGCACTAGTTCTTATTGAACCAATATCAACAACCGACGGTGGAGATCAGCCTGTATCACCATCTAAAACAGAAAGATGCTCGAATTGTTCAGGATCTGGAAAG GTTATGTGCCCTACGTGCCTTTGTACCGGAATGGCTATGGCTAGTGAACATGACCCTCGGATTGATCCCTTTGACTAA
- the LOC122314843 gene encoding protein ORANGE, chloroplastic-like isoform X1 — MEQTGRMLCSGRVLAVSQHINPLFPYRFPHRSARFRHVKHELDSRWRSRVADPGSSSSSSSSSSFAASFDFDPTEKKTAGFCIIEGPETEQDFVAMELQEIQGCIRSRRNKIFLHMEEVRRLRIQQRIKSAELGILKEAQENELPNFPSFIPFLPPLSSANLKLYYATCFSLIAGIILFGGILAPALELKLGLGGTSYEDFIRSVHLPLQLSQVDPIVASFSGGAVGVISALMVVEINNVKQQEHKRCKYCLGTGYLACARCSSSGALVLIEPISTTDGGDQPVSPSKTERCSNCSGSGKVMCPTCLCTGMAMASEHDPRIDPFD, encoded by the exons ATGGAACAAACTGGGAGGATGCTCTGTTCGGGTCGAGTGTTGGCGGTCTCGCAACATATAAACCCGCTTTTTCCATACAGATTCCCTCACCGGAGCGCGAGGTTTCGACATGTAAAGCACGAGCTCGACTCGAGATGGCGATCCAGGGTCGCCGACCCGGGCtcgtcatcttcttcttcttcctcatcttCTTTTGCTGCCTCCTTCGATTTCGACCCTACTGAGAAAAAAACCGCCGG ATTCTGTATAATAGAAGGGCCGGAAACAGAGCAAGACTTTGTCGCAATGGAATTGCAGGAGATCCAGGGTTGTATTCGGAGTCGTCGGAACAAAATTTTCTTGCATATGGAGGAG GTTCGTAGGCTGAGAATACAACAGAGGATTAAAAGTGCAGAACTTGGGATTTTAAAGGAAGCACAAGAAAATGAACTTCCTAATTTTCCATCATTCATTCCATTTTTGCCTCCTTTG AGTTCAGCAAACCTTAAGCTGTATTATGCCACCTGTTTTTCTCTTATTGCCGGGATTATCCTTTTTGGGGGCATTCTAGCACCCGCT TTGGAGCTTAAATTGGGGCTTGGAGGCACATCATATGAAGATTTTATCCGAAGTGTGCATCTTCCATTGCAGTTGAG TCAGGTTGATCCCATTGTGGCGTCATTCTCTGGAGGAGCAGTTGGGGTCATCTCAGCATTGATGGTAGTTGAAATAAACAATGTAAAACAGCAGGAGCATAAAAGATGCAAATATTGTCTTGGAACTG GATATCTTGCTTGTGCTCGCTGTTCAAGCAGCGGAGCACTAGTTCTTATTGAACCAATATCAACAACCGACGGTGGAGATCAGCCTGTATCACCATCTAAAACAGAAAGATGCTCGAATTGTTCAGGATCTGGAAAG GTTATGTGCCCTACGTGCCTTTGTACCGGAATGGCTATGGCTAGTGAACATGACCCTCGGATTGATCCCTTTGACTAA
- the LOC122314843 gene encoding protein ORANGE-GREEN, chloroplastic-like isoform X2, with protein MEQTGRMLCSGRVLAVSQHINPLFPYRFPHRSARFRHVKHELDSRWRSRVADPGSSSSSSSSSSFAASFDFDPTEKKTAGFCIIEGPETEQDFVAMELQEIQGCIRSRRNKIFLHMEEVRRLRIQQRIKSAELGILKEAQENELPNFPSFIPFLPPLSSANLKLYYATCFSLIAGIILFGGILAPALELKLGLGGTSYEDFIRSVHLPLQLSQVDPIVASFSGGAVGVISALMVVEINNVKQQEHKRCKYCLGTGYLACARCSSSGALVLIEPISTTDGGDQPVSPSKTERCSNCSGSGKLLEFKT; from the exons ATGGAACAAACTGGGAGGATGCTCTGTTCGGGTCGAGTGTTGGCGGTCTCGCAACATATAAACCCGCTTTTTCCATACAGATTCCCTCACCGGAGCGCGAGGTTTCGACATGTAAAGCACGAGCTCGACTCGAGATGGCGATCCAGGGTCGCCGACCCGGGCtcgtcatcttcttcttcttcctcatcttCTTTTGCTGCCTCCTTCGATTTCGACCCTACTGAGAAAAAAACCGCCGG ATTCTGTATAATAGAAGGGCCGGAAACAGAGCAAGACTTTGTCGCAATGGAATTGCAGGAGATCCAGGGTTGTATTCGGAGTCGTCGGAACAAAATTTTCTTGCATATGGAGGAG GTTCGTAGGCTGAGAATACAACAGAGGATTAAAAGTGCAGAACTTGGGATTTTAAAGGAAGCACAAGAAAATGAACTTCCTAATTTTCCATCATTCATTCCATTTTTGCCTCCTTTG AGTTCAGCAAACCTTAAGCTGTATTATGCCACCTGTTTTTCTCTTATTGCCGGGATTATCCTTTTTGGGGGCATTCTAGCACCCGCT TTGGAGCTTAAATTGGGGCTTGGAGGCACATCATATGAAGATTTTATCCGAAGTGTGCATCTTCCATTGCAGTTGAG TCAGGTTGATCCCATTGTGGCGTCATTCTCTGGAGGAGCAGTTGGGGTCATCTCAGCATTGATGGTAGTTGAAATAAACAATGTAAAACAGCAGGAGCATAAAAGATGCAAATATTGTCTTGGAACTG GATATCTTGCTTGTGCTCGCTGTTCAAGCAGCGGAGCACTAGTTCTTATTGAACCAATATCAACAACCGACGGTGGAGATCAGCCTGTATCACCATCTAAAACAGAAAGATGCTCGAATTGTTCAGGATCTGGAAAG CTCCTTGAATTCAAGACGTAG